Sequence from the Desulfovibrio sp. UIB00 genome:
GCAGCCTCAAGCGCCCCAAGCGCCTCACTGACTTCCTCAGCCGAAAGGCCAACATAGGACGCGTATGAACGGATAAACCCCTTGGTGTACGCCAGAGGGGGCAAGGACGTCTCGTCCCCTTCCTCCAAAGCGCGCAGAAGACGGGCGCTGATTTTCAGCCTGTTTGCCGCATCTTCCATGTCCAGACCCCGCTTTTCGCGCTCAACGCGCAAAGCAGCGCCCAATTCCACTAAGGTCATGAAAAGCCTCGATAATGGTCTTGCCGCCCCGAGGGGGCGGCGGTTGCCAGCAAAAAGCCGGAACCACCCGTGGCGGCCCTGCTACATTCTGATATCAATAACGGCCCGACTGCGAAGCTGGTTGGTGTAGTCCTCAAAACGCTCCATGGCCTTGGGCTGGCGCAGGATGCCGTCGATCATCGGCTTGGCCTGCTCAAAGGTGAGCATCTTGAGTTCACCGCCGCCAGGGCGGTACAGGCGCACCTGCGCCTTGCGGCCCTGAAGTTCAAAAATCTCCGTTACATCGCCGGGTTTCATGCTGTTGAGGCGGGCTTCCCACTCGGGGTTGAGCTTGTCCCACACCACGGGGCCCATGTCGCCGCCGTTTTCCTTATTGGGAGCGATGGAATACTTGCGCGCCACTTCCTCAAACGAAACCGCGCCAGACTTGATCTGCGCAGCCAAGGCCGCAGCATTGGCATTGGGATGATACACCAGAAGGGCCATGTGCAGACCTGAGCGGTCATACAGGGTGTCCTTGTGCGCATCGTAGTAGGCCTTGATCTCATCGGGGGTCACAACAACCCGGCGACCCACTTCCATTGCCATAACACGCTGGCGAATCAAACCTTTTTCAATATTGCCACGCAGTTCGCTAACACTGGTCTTTTGTTGGGCCAGGCGTTCTTCAAACTGCTGTTTAGTAAGGTTGTTCGCCTTCATGATCTTGGTGATTTCGCTGTCAATTTCAGAAGAAGAAATGGAAATTTTGAGACGCTTGGCTTCCTGCGCAACCAGAATATCCATGATCATGCCGTCCAGCGCCTTGCGCAGCACGGCGTCCACGGCCTTGGCCTGGGCGGGATCGTTGGGATTGATACGCGCCCGCATAAGATCAGGAACAGCGTTTTTCTGCAGGTCAAA
This genomic interval carries:
- a CDS encoding SurA N-terminal domain-containing protein, translating into MRASREYNVRKTLILALVICFMTAFGAQAAQINKVAAVVNGQVITMFDLQKNAVPDLMRARINPNDPAQAKAVDAVLRKALDGMIMDILVAQEAKRLKISISSSEIDSEITKIMKANNLTKQQFEERLAQQKTSVSELRGNIEKGLIRQRVMAMEVGRRVVVTPDEIKAYYDAHKDTLYDRSGLHMALLVYHPNANAAALAAQIKSGAVSFEEVARKYSIAPNKENGGDMGPVVWDKLNPEWEARLNSMKPGDVTEIFELQGRKAQVRLYRPGGGELKMLTFEQAKPMIDGILRQPKAMERFEDYTNQLRSRAVIDIRM